In Leucobacter sp. CX169, a single genomic region encodes these proteins:
- a CDS encoding DUF3093 domain-containing protein, translating into MTSYSERLWPTPWLFVATLLILPAVALALTPINVTVAIISAILSYLIVGAIMLLSAPKISIVDGVFTAGPARIPVAMLGAVDELSDTELRVAIGPGCDARAHLLIRGWIHSGVRVEITDPADPAPYWVLTTRRPAELAAAINKARSAT; encoded by the coding sequence ATGACCTCGTACTCCGAGCGGCTGTGGCCGACTCCGTGGCTCTTCGTGGCCACCCTGCTGATCTTGCCCGCCGTCGCACTGGCGCTGACGCCCATCAACGTGACGGTGGCCATCATCTCGGCCATCCTCTCGTATCTCATCGTGGGGGCAATCATGCTGCTCTCTGCACCGAAGATCTCGATCGTTGACGGCGTGTTCACTGCCGGCCCTGCACGGATCCCCGTAGCGATGCTGGGCGCCGTGGACGAGTTGAGCGACACCGAGCTGCGGGTTGCCATCGGTCCCGGCTGCGACGCTCGAGCGCACCTCCTGATTCGGGGCTGGATCCACTCGGGCGTGCGCGTCGAGATCACTGATCCTGCGGATCCGGCCCCGTATTGGGTACTCACGACGCGTCGCCCAGCCGAGCTTGCCGCTGCCATCAACAAAGCCCGGTCCGCGACGTAA
- a CDS encoding RNA polymerase sigma factor, translated as MATSSTSKKPATTAETNAEVPQVEAQVAAQAKAPAAKASTTKAAATKAATAKATATKTTAAKSAAEKPPTKAALAKLAKAEAAALAEAEGDAAAKPAAKKAVAAKKPAAKRATKKAAAEVEEIDEAAVAEAERELAEAERAKTKSTVSDEPLPTGAIVLRASDDEESPQISTMIPGATADPVKDYLKQIGKVALLNAAEEVELAMRIEAGLFAAEKLATEKDLPKRLERELRWVSRDGERAKAHLLGANLRLVVSLAKRYTGRGMQFLDLIQEGNLGLIRAVEKFDYTKGFKFSTYATWWIRQAITRAMADQARTIRIPVHMVEVINKLARVQRQMLQDLGREPTPEELSRELDMTPEKVIEVQKYGREPISLHTPLGEDGDSEFGDLIEDTEAVVPADAVGFTMLQQQLESLLDSLSEREAGVIRMRFGLGDGMPKTLDQIGDTFGVTRERIRQIESKTMAKLRHPSRSQSLRDYLE; from the coding sequence GTGGCTACTTCATCCACGTCAAAGAAGCCCGCAACCACGGCCGAGACGAACGCCGAGGTACCTCAGGTCGAGGCACAGGTAGCGGCCCAGGCGAAGGCGCCCGCTGCGAAGGCCAGCACCACCAAGGCTGCTGCGACCAAGGCTGCGACGGCGAAGGCCACCGCAACGAAGACGACCGCGGCGAAGTCTGCTGCCGAGAAGCCGCCGACCAAGGCCGCTCTCGCGAAGCTGGCGAAGGCTGAAGCCGCGGCTTTGGCCGAGGCCGAGGGCGACGCTGCCGCGAAGCCTGCGGCGAAGAAGGCAGTCGCCGCGAAGAAGCCCGCTGCCAAGCGTGCGACGAAGAAGGCAGCCGCGGAGGTCGAGGAGATCGACGAGGCCGCAGTTGCCGAGGCTGAGCGCGAGTTGGCCGAGGCTGAGCGCGCGAAGACCAAGTCGACGGTTTCTGATGAGCCGCTGCCGACCGGCGCGATCGTGCTGCGTGCCTCGGACGACGAAGAGTCCCCGCAGATCTCGACCATGATCCCTGGCGCGACTGCCGACCCGGTCAAGGACTACCTCAAGCAGATCGGTAAGGTCGCGTTGTTGAACGCGGCGGAAGAGGTCGAGCTTGCGATGCGTATCGAGGCGGGCCTGTTTGCCGCCGAGAAGCTCGCGACCGAGAAGGACCTGCCGAAGCGCCTCGAGCGTGAGCTGCGTTGGGTATCGCGCGACGGCGAGCGGGCGAAGGCCCACCTGCTGGGCGCGAACCTCCGTCTCGTCGTTTCGCTCGCGAAGCGCTACACGGGCCGCGGCATGCAGTTCCTCGACCTGATCCAGGAGGGCAACCTCGGCCTCATCCGCGCGGTCGAGAAGTTCGACTACACCAAGGGCTTCAAGTTCTCGACGTACGCCACCTGGTGGATTCGTCAGGCGATCACCCGCGCAATGGCCGACCAGGCCCGCACGATTCGTATTCCCGTGCACATGGTTGAGGTCATCAACAAGCTGGCCCGCGTGCAGCGGCAGATGCTGCAGGATCTCGGCCGCGAGCCGACGCCCGAGGAGCTCTCACGCGAGCTCGACATGACCCCCGAAAAGGTCATCGAGGTACAGAAGTACGGCCGCGAGCCGATTTCGCTGCACACCCCGCTCGGCGAGGACGGCGACAGCGAGTTCGGCGACCTCATCGAAGACACCGAAGCGGTCGTTCCGGCCGACGCGGTGGGCTTCACGATGCTGCAGCAGCAGCTTGAGTCCCTGCTCGATTCGCTCTCTGAGCGCGAGGCCGGCGTGATCCGCATGCGCTTCGGCTTGGGCGACGGTATGCCCAAGACGCTCGACCAGATTGGCGACACGTTTGGGGTGACCCGCGAGCGGATCCGCCAGATCGAGTCCAAGACGATGGCTAAGCTGCGCCACCCCTCGCGGTCGCAGTCGCTGCGCGACTACCTCGAGTAA
- the sepH gene encoding septation protein SepH: MQELQFARREDDALIVTNDAGEQFRIAIDEYLISEMKQVARPTRSGPRVKPREIQSLIRAGKTRAEVVAATGADESDVERHEGPVLAERQHILDSALVVPVRAQGEQDEETPQTFGGVINARLSGLGSDGVQWTAWRDPADGWMISLTFRSREVDHKAVWSFEHRKAILAPLTSDAVTLSQQGEVGDRLIPKLRAVDSPGRTERFDSGAFDPNALYPDDSVEQSPLAATTPLPRGVAGVGPDEDDQSSTGEFAPNSVPSARDAAAAAIAARDDVSAETAYERRQEIEQRAITSREEAPADLGQTADLLDALRRRRGERESARPEREPEAAPLPRLRSAHDLTPVSAPPIAEETAPAPAEAPQSVAPLVTKRDPAPVPAPPSEPSGGKKRRASIPSWDDILFGTRSEDDPA; this comes from the coding sequence ATGCAAGAGCTTCAATTCGCGCGACGCGAGGACGACGCCCTAATCGTCACGAATGACGCCGGGGAGCAGTTCCGGATCGCCATAGACGAGTACCTGATCTCTGAAATGAAGCAGGTCGCGCGTCCGACACGCTCGGGACCCCGGGTGAAGCCGCGTGAGATCCAGTCACTCATCCGCGCGGGCAAGACCCGTGCAGAGGTCGTCGCCGCGACCGGTGCGGACGAGTCTGACGTCGAACGGCACGAAGGGCCGGTCCTTGCCGAGCGCCAACACATCCTCGACAGCGCGTTGGTCGTCCCCGTGCGCGCCCAGGGCGAGCAGGACGAGGAAACCCCCCAGACGTTTGGCGGCGTCATCAACGCACGCCTGAGCGGCCTCGGTTCTGACGGCGTCCAGTGGACGGCCTGGCGCGATCCGGCCGACGGTTGGATGATCAGCCTCACTTTCCGTTCTCGCGAAGTGGACCACAAGGCCGTCTGGTCGTTTGAGCACCGCAAGGCGATTCTCGCGCCACTTACGAGCGATGCCGTGACCCTCTCCCAGCAAGGCGAGGTGGGCGATCGCCTTATCCCGAAGCTTCGGGCGGTTGACTCCCCCGGGCGCACCGAACGATTCGATTCAGGTGCGTTTGATCCGAACGCCCTCTACCCGGACGACAGCGTCGAGCAGTCCCCGCTCGCGGCCACGACTCCGTTACCGCGGGGAGTCGCCGGTGTGGGCCCCGACGAGGACGATCAGAGCTCCACCGGGGAATTCGCCCCGAACAGCGTCCCCTCGGCGCGTGACGCCGCCGCGGCAGCCATCGCCGCCCGCGACGATGTGAGCGCGGAGACGGCATACGAACGCCGCCAGGAAATCGAGCAGCGTGCGATCACTAGCCGCGAAGAGGCGCCAGCAGACCTCGGCCAGACCGCAGATCTGCTCGACGCTCTGCGCCGACGACGTGGGGAGCGCGAGAGCGCGCGTCCCGAGCGCGAACCCGAGGCTGCGCCCCTTCCGCGACTGCGCAGCGCGCACGACCTGACGCCCGTCTCCGCCCCACCCATCGCGGAAGAGACCGCTCCTGCACCCGCGGAGGCGCCGCAGAGCGTCGCTCCGCTCGTGACGAAGCGCGATCCTGCCCCTGTCCCCGCGCCTCCCAGCGAACCGAGTGGCGGAAAGAAGCGGCGCGCGTCGATCCCCAGCTGGGACGACATCCTGTTCGGCACGCGGAGCGAGGACGACCCCGCCTAG
- a CDS encoding DUF3710 domain-containing protein has product MAESTQDPQADALDVRDPSAPEYDESKSGPEDREAEGPFDVAEVPALRPYVDLGSIKVAPREGLQMRLDVEESTKRIVAVSLDYADSTLQVQAFSAPKSTGLWHEIRAQLSTQLVSQGATVEEREGALGLELLAALPVTEERGGGTTAVRFIGVDGPRWVLRGVITGAGANDPVAAGKIESLYRELVVVRGDSPMPPRELLALRVPAGAQGAQNA; this is encoded by the coding sequence ATGGCTGAATCAACACAGGATCCGCAGGCAGACGCACTCGACGTGCGCGACCCGAGCGCCCCAGAGTACGACGAGAGCAAGTCAGGCCCCGAGGATCGCGAGGCCGAGGGTCCGTTCGACGTCGCCGAGGTACCCGCTTTGCGACCTTACGTCGACCTCGGGTCGATCAAGGTGGCGCCCCGTGAGGGCCTGCAGATGCGCCTCGATGTTGAGGAAAGTACGAAGCGCATTGTCGCGGTCTCGCTCGACTATGCCGACTCTACGCTGCAGGTGCAGGCGTTCTCCGCACCGAAATCGACTGGCCTGTGGCACGAGATTCGTGCGCAGCTCTCCACGCAGCTGGTGTCGCAGGGCGCCACGGTAGAAGAGCGTGAAGGCGCACTCGGGCTCGAGCTTCTCGCGGCGCTTCCGGTCACAGAAGAGCGTGGCGGCGGGACGACCGCGGTGCGGTTCATAGGTGTTGATGGACCGCGCTGGGTGCTCCGCGGAGTGATCACGGGTGCCGGCGCAAACGACCCGGTGGCAGCCGGCAAGATTGAGTCGCTGTACCGCGAGCTTGTCGTGGTGCGCGGTGACTCTCCGATGCCGCCGCGTGAGCTGCTCGCTCTTCGCGTGCCCGCAGGCGCGCAGGGCGCCCAGAACGCGTGA
- a CDS encoding type IIA DNA topoisomerase subunit B — MAESSYSARHLTVLEGLEAVRKRPGMYIGSTDSRGLMHCLWEIIDNSVDEALAGHGNEISIELHSDGSVTVRDNGRGVPVDIEPKSGLSGVELVFTKLHAGGKFGGGGYAASGGLHGVGASVVNALSARLDVEVDRDGKTWAMSFRHGEPGIFSGDAPDSTFTPFENASELRVVGKVKKGVTGTRVRYWADPQIFLREAEFETDSLVARARQTAFLVPGLAIDIVDARGEETTHQHFAYEGGISEFVDYLATDGPVSDTWRITDTGHFSETVPVIDEAGNMVSREVKRECEIDIAMRWGTGYETNVKSFVNIIATPKGGTHVAGFEQGLTKFFRKQIETNSRKLKAGSDRPDKDDILTGLTAVIMVRVPEPQFEGQTKEVLGTAAVRAIVAKVVTKHLDERFSSAKRHDKIQCAAVLEKMVSEMKSRISLRAQRDTQRRKTSLESSSLPAKLIDCRSKSVEGTELFIVEGDSALGTARPARDSEFQALLPIRGKILNVQKASVADMLSNRECGDIIKVIGAGSGRDFDLASARYGRVIIMSDADVDGAHIRTLLLTLFFRYMRPMLEAGRVFAAVPPLHRVIVQNAGRKPNDVIYTYSEQELQSLLADLRKRGKKYVEPIQRYKGLGEMDADQLAETTMDREHRMLRRVRVSDAHEAALMFELLMGNEVAPRKEFIVDNADEMDRDRIDA, encoded by the coding sequence TTGGCCGAATCCAGTTACTCCGCTCGCCATCTCACCGTTCTTGAGGGGCTCGAAGCGGTGCGGAAACGGCCTGGCATGTACATCGGCTCGACCGATTCGCGAGGCCTGATGCATTGCCTCTGGGAGATCATCGACAATTCCGTCGACGAGGCGCTCGCGGGGCACGGCAATGAGATCTCCATCGAACTGCACAGCGACGGCAGCGTCACCGTGCGCGACAACGGTCGTGGCGTTCCCGTCGATATCGAGCCGAAGAGCGGCCTCTCGGGCGTGGAACTGGTGTTCACGAAGCTGCACGCCGGCGGTAAGTTCGGTGGCGGGGGATACGCCGCCTCTGGCGGCCTGCACGGTGTAGGGGCGTCCGTCGTGAACGCCCTGTCGGCGCGCCTTGACGTCGAGGTGGACCGGGACGGCAAGACCTGGGCGATGTCGTTCCGCCACGGCGAGCCGGGTATCTTCTCGGGCGATGCGCCCGACAGCACGTTTACCCCGTTTGAGAACGCCTCGGAGCTGCGCGTCGTCGGGAAGGTGAAGAAGGGCGTCACGGGCACCCGGGTGCGGTACTGGGCAGACCCCCAGATCTTCCTGCGCGAGGCCGAGTTCGAGACCGACTCGCTCGTCGCGCGTGCGCGGCAGACGGCGTTCCTCGTTCCCGGGTTGGCGATTGACATTGTCGACGCCCGCGGCGAGGAGACGACTCACCAGCACTTCGCCTACGAGGGTGGCATCTCGGAGTTCGTCGATTACCTCGCGACCGACGGCCCGGTGAGCGACACCTGGCGCATCACCGACACGGGTCATTTCTCGGAGACCGTGCCGGTCATCGACGAGGCGGGAAACATGGTCTCGCGTGAGGTGAAGCGCGAATGTGAGATCGACATCGCGATGCGCTGGGGGACCGGGTACGAGACCAACGTCAAGAGCTTCGTCAACATCATCGCGACGCCCAAGGGCGGCACGCACGTGGCGGGCTTCGAGCAGGGCCTCACGAAGTTCTTCCGCAAGCAGATCGAGACGAACTCCCGCAAGCTCAAGGCCGGATCGGACCGTCCCGACAAGGACGACATCCTCACCGGTCTCACTGCCGTGATCATGGTGCGCGTTCCCGAGCCCCAGTTCGAGGGGCAGACGAAGGAGGTTCTGGGCACCGCCGCCGTGCGTGCCATCGTCGCGAAGGTGGTGACGAAGCACCTCGACGAGCGCTTCAGCTCGGCGAAGCGGCACGACAAGATCCAGTGCGCCGCGGTCCTCGAGAAGATGGTCTCGGAGATGAAGTCGCGGATCTCGCTGCGCGCGCAGCGTGACACGCAGCGCCGAAAGACCTCGCTCGAGAGTTCCTCGTTGCCTGCGAAGCTGATCGATTGCCGTTCGAAGTCGGTCGAGGGCACCGAGCTCTTCATCGTGGAGGGCGACAGCGCACTCGGCACCGCGCGCCCCGCGCGCGACAGCGAGTTCCAGGCGCTCTTGCCGATCCGGGGCAAGATCCTGAACGTGCAGAAGGCCTCTGTCGCGGACATGCTCTCCAACCGCGAATGTGGCGACATCATCAAGGTGATCGGGGCGGGTTCGGGGCGCGACTTTGACCTGGCCTCGGCTCGGTACGGCCGCGTGATCATCATGAGCGACGCCGACGTGGACGGCGCGCACATCCGCACCCTGCTCCTGACGCTCTTCTTCCGGTACATGCGACCGATGCTCGAGGCGGGCCGCGTGTTCGCCGCCGTGCCGCCGCTGCACCGTGTCATCGTGCAAAACGCCGGGCGCAAACCCAACGACGTTATTTACACGTACAGCGAGCAAGAACTGCAGTCCCTACTCGCCGACCTCCGCAAGCGGGGTAAGAAGTACGTCGAGCCCATCCAGCGCTACAAGGGCCTGGGAGAGATGGACGCCGACCAGCTAGCAGAGACGACCATGGACCGCGAGCACCGAATGTTGCGGCGAGTGCGGGTGTCGGACGCGCACGAGGCAGCGCTCATGTTCGAGCTGCTGATGGGCAACGAGGTGGCCCCGCGCAAGGAGTTCATCGTGGACAACGCCGACGAGATGGACCGCGACCGCATCGACGCGTAG
- a CDS encoding alkaline phosphatase family protein, producing MLPIPTDSGARLAAILPSVLESLALGNGQSSETDGPPPATAGAPALPAARSAVVIAVDGLGWANFRARRGHARTLNAMEKQRIETVAPSTTAAALTALTTGRLPGVHGLIGYRIRHPERGLVTTLSEWDGIGDPAQWQRATPLFARALDIGVNAYAIGRPQHRESGLTASILAGATYVGGATIEDRFAAAARLVRGTDPVLAYLYVDELDRAGHHSGWESDAWTKRLEQFDAALGSFLAALPPGIGVVLTADHGMVDVPEHRRLLMDQMPGLLDGVEMVGGEPRMRSLYLQDPRQAAAVAARWEAVEGGRAWIATRDEAVSSGWFGPVDPVVAQRLGDVIVAARGAVAYYQSTDDEQALAMVGQHGSFTDDERGIPLAVAGAFAGGGFIARVQAAR from the coding sequence ATGCTACCGATCCCCACCGACAGCGGCGCGAGGCTGGCCGCGATTCTGCCAAGCGTGCTCGAGAGTCTGGCGCTCGGAAACGGTCAGTCCTCCGAGACCGACGGCCCGCCCCCCGCGACCGCAGGTGCCCCAGCGCTGCCCGCGGCCCGATCCGCGGTCGTGATCGCCGTCGACGGCCTCGGGTGGGCGAACTTTCGCGCCCGTCGCGGGCATGCCCGCACGCTGAACGCGATGGAGAAACAGCGCATCGAGACGGTTGCCCCGTCTACGACTGCCGCAGCTCTCACCGCGCTCACGACGGGCCGCCTGCCCGGAGTGCACGGGTTGATCGGCTACCGCATTCGGCACCCCGAGCGCGGCCTCGTCACGACGCTCAGCGAATGGGACGGCATCGGGGATCCGGCACAGTGGCAGCGGGCGACCCCGCTGTTCGCTCGCGCGCTCGACATCGGCGTGAACGCGTATGCCATCGGTCGGCCCCAGCACCGCGAGAGTGGCCTGACGGCGTCCATCCTCGCGGGGGCGACCTACGTGGGGGGCGCGACGATCGAGGATCGTTTCGCCGCCGCGGCACGGCTTGTTCGCGGGACCGACCCGGTGCTGGCCTATCTGTACGTCGACGAGCTCGACCGGGCCGGGCACCACTCGGGCTGGGAAAGCGATGCCTGGACGAAGCGGCTCGAACAGTTCGACGCCGCTCTCGGATCGTTTCTCGCCGCGCTGCCCCCCGGCATCGGCGTCGTCCTCACCGCGGACCACGGCATGGTGGACGTGCCCGAGCACCGGCGGCTACTGATGGACCAGATGCCGGGACTGCTCGACGGCGTCGAGATGGTGGGCGGCGAGCCGCGCATGCGCTCGCTCTACCTCCAGGATCCGCGCCAGGCCGCCGCCGTGGCCGCGCGTTGGGAAGCGGTTGAGGGCGGCAGAGCCTGGATCGCGACCCGAGACGAGGCAGTCTCGAGTGGCTGGTTCGGCCCGGTGGATCCGGTGGTCGCGCAGCGCCTCGGTGACGTGATCGTCGCCGCCCGCGGAGCCGTGGCGTACTACCAGTCCACCGACGATGAGCAAGCGCTCGCAATGGTCGGCCAGCACGGCAGTTTCACCGACGATGAACGGGGGATCCCGCTGGCGGTCGCCGGTGCGTTTGCCGGGGGCGGGTTCATCGCGCGCGTGCAGGCCGCCCGCTAG
- the dut gene encoding dUTP diphosphatase, which translates to MTDLVEVLIRADSPPVYAHPGDAGADLRSTEALVLEPGERALVGTGVSIALPDGYVAFVVPRSGLAAKHGITVLNSPGTVDAGYRGEVKVTLLNTDRSAAFPIAPGDRIAQLIIMPVSRARFVPAETLPGSARGEGGFGSTGISQDLAPAR; encoded by the coding sequence GTGACTGATCTTGTCGAGGTACTTATTCGCGCCGACTCGCCCCCTGTGTATGCCCACCCGGGCGATGCGGGTGCCGATCTGCGCAGCACCGAAGCTCTCGTGCTTGAGCCGGGCGAGCGCGCGCTCGTCGGCACGGGCGTGTCGATTGCCCTGCCGGATGGCTATGTGGCATTCGTCGTGCCCCGGAGCGGCCTCGCCGCCAAGCACGGCATCACCGTGCTGAACTCCCCGGGCACCGTCGATGCCGGCTACCGAGGCGAGGTGAAGGTGACGCTCCTGAACACTGATCGCAGCGCCGCCTTCCCGATCGCGCCGGGGGACCGGATCGCCCAGCTCATCATCATGCCCGTCTCGCGGGCCCGCTTTGTGCCCGCGGAGACGCTCCCGGGCAGCGCTCGAGGCGAGGGTGGGTTCGGATCGACCGGAATTAGCCAGGACCTCGCCCCGGCGCGGTAA
- a CDS encoding DUF4193 domain-containing protein, translating to MATDYDAPRKSEEESDSIEALKERVPDKASSSIDAEDSDNPGFELAGADLSDMDLDVVVLPQQEDEFTCVNCFLVRHRSQLDHDSDLGPVCRECSL from the coding sequence ATGGCCACCGATTACGACGCGCCGCGCAAGTCCGAGGAAGAATCCGACTCAATCGAGGCGCTGAAGGAACGTGTTCCCGACAAGGCTTCGTCGTCAATTGACGCCGAGGACTCGGACAACCCGGGTTTTGAACTCGCGGGTGCCGATCTGTCGGACATGGATCTCGATGTGGTTGTGCTGCCTCAGCAGGAGGACGAGTTCACCTGCGTGAACTGCTTCCTGGTGCGGCATCGCTCGCAGCTTGATCACGACAGTGACCTCGGCCCGGTTTGCCGGGAGTGCTCGCTCTAG
- a CDS encoding DNA topoisomerase (ATP-hydrolyzing) subunit A encodes MDPDFEAGTESAPTLGAPSTDVAVYDDAAVGIGANERIEDIDISNEMQGSFLEYAYSVIYSRALPDARDGLKPVQRRILFMMDDMGLKPEKGHVKSARVVGEVMGKLHPHGDTAIYDAMVRMSQDFAMRLPMVDGHGNFGSLDDGPAASRYTEARLAGAALAMTEFLDEDVVDFVPNYDNQIMQPSVLPSAVPNLLVNGASGIAVGMATNMAPHNLIEVAAGAKHLLENPDATLEDLMEFIPGPDLPGGGTIVGLDGIRDAYRTGRGAFHTRAKVSVESLTARKSGLVVTELPYLVGPERVIEKIKQGVDAKKLSGISDVTDLTDRKHGLRLVISLKTGFSPDAVLEQLYRHTPLEDSFNINSVALVEGQPQTLGLLELLRVFVAHRREVITRRSRYRLNKRRERLHLVEGMLIAILDIDEVIQVIRQSDDTDAARTRLMQVFDLSELQSEYILELRLRRLTKFSRVELESERDKLREEIEQLQAILSSDALLRSVVARELDEVAERYGTPRRTVLTGAAIRPARASSKAVVLEVADTDCTVLLSVTGRALRIDREADVADSLRGPSRPAKHGALRASVDGTVRGELGAILSDGTLHRFTPVDLPHVPAASISFAAGVPIADYLGLTDRSLRVVGLVPIDTDTPIGMFTAQGIVKRVVLQDLPKPPSFEVIGLKDGDRVVGAFVAEDGAEFAAITSDAQLLRFPTSAVRPQGRPAGGMAGIRFAGDATVVFAGAIPGGTQARVVTIAESSETLPGTDVATAKVSDWDEYPAKGRGTGGVRAQRFLKGEDRLSCAWVGVVTPEGHGEPRALALDGAPRSLPQELGKRDGSGTPIDGAAAFIGSAP; translated from the coding sequence ATGGATCCGGACTTTGAGGCCGGAACGGAGTCGGCACCGACCCTCGGGGCGCCCTCGACCGATGTCGCGGTGTACGACGACGCCGCCGTCGGCATCGGCGCGAACGAGCGCATCGAGGACATCGACATCTCGAACGAGATGCAGGGCTCGTTCCTCGAGTACGCCTACTCGGTGATTTACTCGCGCGCACTTCCCGACGCGCGCGACGGCCTCAAGCCCGTGCAGCGGCGCATTTTGTTCATGATGGACGACATGGGCCTGAAGCCCGAAAAGGGGCACGTCAAGTCGGCCCGCGTCGTCGGCGAGGTCATGGGCAAGCTGCACCCGCACGGCGACACGGCCATCTACGACGCGATGGTGCGCATGAGCCAGGACTTCGCAATGCGTCTGCCCATGGTCGACGGCCACGGGAACTTCGGCTCGCTCGACGACGGGCCCGCTGCATCTCGGTACACCGAAGCCCGCCTCGCTGGCGCGGCACTCGCGATGACCGAGTTCCTCGACGAGGACGTGGTCGATTTCGTCCCCAACTACGACAACCAGATCATGCAGCCGTCCGTGCTGCCCTCCGCCGTGCCGAATCTGTTGGTGAACGGCGCGAGCGGCATCGCGGTCGGCATGGCCACGAACATGGCCCCGCACAACCTCATCGAGGTCGCGGCCGGGGCAAAGCACCTGCTCGAGAACCCGGATGCGACACTCGAGGACCTCATGGAGTTCATCCCGGGTCCCGACCTCCCGGGGGGCGGCACCATTGTGGGCCTCGACGGCATCCGCGATGCGTATCGCACCGGTCGCGGCGCGTTCCACACCCGAGCGAAGGTGTCCGTCGAGTCACTGACCGCTCGCAAGTCGGGCCTCGTCGTGACGGAGCTTCCCTATCTCGTCGGGCCCGAGCGAGTGATCGAGAAGATCAAGCAGGGAGTCGACGCGAAGAAGCTCTCGGGAATCTCCGACGTCACCGACCTGACTGACCGCAAGCACGGCCTGCGCCTCGTGATCTCACTCAAGACCGGGTTCTCCCCCGACGCCGTGCTCGAACAGCTCTATCGGCACACACCGCTCGAGGACTCGTTCAACATCAACTCGGTCGCTCTGGTCGAAGGACAGCCGCAGACGCTCGGCCTGCTCGAGCTGCTGCGCGTCTTTGTGGCGCACCGACGCGAGGTCATCACTCGCCGAAGCCGATACCGGCTGAACAAGCGACGCGAGCGCCTGCATCTGGTCGAGGGCATGCTCATCGCGATCCTCGACATTGACGAGGTCATCCAGGTCATCCGCCAGAGCGACGACACTGACGCCGCGCGCACGCGCCTCATGCAGGTGTTCGACCTCTCCGAGCTCCAGTCTGAGTACATCCTTGAACTGCGACTGCGTCGCCTGACGAAGTTCTCACGTGTCGAACTCGAGTCCGAGCGCGACAAGCTGCGCGAAGAAATCGAACAGCTGCAGGCCATCCTGTCGAGCGACGCCCTGCTGCGCAGCGTCGTCGCCCGCGAACTCGACGAGGTCGCCGAGCGCTACGGGACGCCCCGTCGCACGGTCCTCACCGGCGCGGCGATCCGGCCCGCACGGGCGTCCTCGAAGGCGGTCGTGCTCGAGGTGGCGGACACCGACTGCACCGTCCTGCTCTCGGTCACGGGCCGCGCACTCCGCATCGACCGCGAGGCGGATGTCGCCGATTCGCTGCGCGGCCCTTCGCGCCCCGCGAAACACGGTGCGCTGCGTGCAAGCGTGGACGGCACGGTGCGAGGCGAGCTCGGCGCGATCCTGTCCGATGGCACCCTGCACCGCTTCACGCCGGTCGATCTGCCGCACGTGCCTGCCGCCAGCATCTCGTTTGCTGCGGGCGTGCCCATCGCCGATTACCTCGGCCTCACCGACCGATCGCTGCGCGTGGTGGGGCTCGTCCCCATCGACACGGACACTCCCATCGGCATGTTCACCGCCCAGGGCATCGTCAAGCGCGTGGTACTCCAGGATCTGCCGAAGCCCCCCTCGTTCGAGGTGATCGGCCTGAAGGACGGCGATCGCGTCGTGGGCGCGTTCGTGGCGGAAGATGGCGCTGAGTTCGCCGCCATCACGAGCGATGCGCAGTTGCTCCGCTTCCCGACTTCCGCGGTGCGTCCTCAGGGTCGCCCCGCTGGCGGCATGGCCGGCATTCGGTTCGCCGGCGACGCCACCGTGGTGTTCGCGGGGGCCATACCCGGGGGCACCCAGGCGCGAGTCGTCACGATCGCCGAGAGCTCGGAAACGCTTCCCGGCACCGATGTCGCGACCGCGAAGGTCTCAGACTGGGACGAGTACCCGGCCAAGGGCCGCGGCACCGGTGGTGTGCGCGCCCAGCGCTTCCTGAAGGGCGAAGACCGCCTCTCGTGCGCCTGGGTCGGAGTCGTGACGCCGGAGGGCCACGGCGAGCCGCGCGCACTCGCGCTCGACGGTGCACCACGCAGCCTGCCGCAGGAGCTCGGCAAGCGAGACGGATCGGGAACCCCGATCGACGGGGCAGCGGCCTTCATCGGTTCCGCGCCGTAG